One Nitrospira sp. DNA window includes the following coding sequences:
- a CDS encoding N-acetylmuramoyl-L-alanine amidase encodes MTHASFLTRRLLGLIFLWLFFGAVAPSMADMQSAPPWPRLPQPTAEEATPRSLAVRQEGAGPSRYPIIVRDLRTWTTAESTRLVLDLNRKASFSESHLRNPERVVIEVTNAILGKSSRQRVSGGTIPRPFQIAQSRPRVVAITLPRSQVAHYKVFSLANPDRLVIDLYQRPKDKIRQIGDTSTTSPSAPLTPLPTPPTIPSPTVTEPGRPIAPKPADPVRTIVIDPGHGGKDPGTIGRHGTTEKDVTLKVGLLLKDLLGTLPNTRVLMTRERDTFIELEDRAKFANGKDADLFVSIHVNSHPHKGIRGLEIYHFGEAKDQRALEVAARENGTPLNNTGVGWEYLVADLLTSKKIEHSLELAWTAKQAMVSNLNGRYSTIDHGVKTAPFYVLRFTTMPSILAEIAFMSNPTEEEQMRTQAFLSHIAESIFQGVKTYLNTNPSR; translated from the coding sequence GTGACTCATGCCTCCTTCCTGACCCGTCGCCTCCTCGGTCTCATCTTCCTGTGGCTATTTTTCGGCGCCGTCGCTCCCTCGATGGCCGACATGCAGAGCGCGCCTCCCTGGCCCAGGCTGCCCCAGCCGACAGCGGAGGAAGCGACCCCTCGTTCCCTCGCCGTGCGGCAAGAAGGTGCCGGCCCATCACGCTACCCGATCATCGTCCGCGACCTTCGAACCTGGACGACCGCCGAGAGCACCAGACTCGTCCTCGACCTGAACCGTAAAGCGTCGTTCTCTGAGTCTCACCTGCGTAATCCGGAACGGGTCGTCATCGAAGTGACCAACGCCATTCTGGGGAAATCGTCCCGTCAGCGGGTGTCGGGCGGAACGATTCCCCGGCCGTTTCAGATCGCCCAAAGCCGCCCGCGCGTGGTCGCCATCACCCTGCCGCGCAGTCAGGTCGCCCACTACAAAGTTTTCTCGCTGGCCAATCCTGACCGCCTCGTCATCGACCTGTACCAACGTCCCAAGGATAAGATCAGACAGATCGGCGACACCTCGACGACGTCCCCGTCCGCCCCACTCACGCCGCTGCCGACGCCACCGACGATTCCCAGCCCAACCGTAACGGAGCCTGGTCGCCCCATCGCGCCCAAACCGGCTGATCCTGTGAGGACGATCGTCATCGACCCGGGACACGGCGGAAAGGATCCCGGCACCATCGGGCGCCACGGCACGACGGAGAAGGACGTCACCCTGAAAGTCGGCCTGCTCCTGAAGGACCTGCTCGGGACGTTGCCGAATACGCGAGTGCTCATGACGCGGGAACGCGACACCTTCATCGAGTTGGAAGACCGGGCGAAGTTTGCGAACGGGAAGGACGCGGACCTGTTCGTCTCCATCCACGTGAACTCCCATCCGCACAAAGGCATCCGCGGTCTGGAGATCTATCACTTCGGAGAGGCGAAGGACCAACGCGCCCTGGAAGTCGCCGCAAGGGAAAACGGCACGCCGCTCAACAATACCGGCGTAGGCTGGGAATACCTCGTCGCCGACCTGTTGACTTCGAAAAAAATTGAGCATTCCCTCGAACTGGCCTGGACGGCCAAGCAGGCCATGGTGTCGAACCTCAACGGACGGTACAGCACCATCGACCACGGGGTGAAGACGGCGCCCTTTTATGTGCTCCGTTTCACCACCATGCCCAGCATCCTCGCCGAAATCGCCTTCATGTCGAATCCCACCGAAGAAGAACAGATGCGGACGCAGGCCTTCCTCAGCCATATCGCGGAATCGATTTTCCAAGGGGTCAAGACCTACCTCAACACGAATCCTTCCAGGTGA
- a CDS encoding tRNA pseudouridine(38-40) synthase, with protein MTTFKVVLEYEGTGYAGWQRQVNVPTIQATVEEALAAIAQTRLTIIGAGRTDAGVHALGQVASFRTDRGLSQREWLRALNAHLPPDISVRSVEEVPDDFHARYSARGKLYEYHLLNRSERAPLLRNRAWLLYKPLDLAAMAEAAACLIGSHDFSSFQTAPTDNENPHCRLDRSDLRRRGDLIVLAFQADRFLKQMVRSMVGTLVEVGQGKRTPVDMRRVLAARSRAAAGRTAPAHGLYLVQVEYGDGAGLLEKIEEVGGRTQDQGEP; from the coding sequence ATGACCACCTTTAAGGTCGTCCTCGAGTACGAGGGAACCGGCTACGCCGGCTGGCAACGGCAGGTGAACGTGCCCACCATCCAGGCGACGGTGGAAGAGGCCCTCGCGGCGATCGCACAGACCCGCCTCACCATCATCGGAGCAGGCCGCACCGACGCGGGGGTCCATGCTCTCGGCCAGGTGGCCAGCTTCAGGACCGATCGGGGATTGTCCCAGCGGGAATGGCTTCGCGCCCTGAATGCCCATCTGCCTCCCGACATCAGCGTCCGGTCGGTCGAAGAGGTTCCGGACGACTTTCATGCGCGTTACTCGGCGAGGGGCAAGCTGTATGAATATCACCTGCTGAATCGATCCGAACGGGCGCCGCTCCTCAGGAATCGAGCCTGGCTGCTCTATAAACCGCTGGACCTCGCAGCCATGGCTGAGGCTGCCGCCTGTTTGATCGGCTCACACGACTTTTCCTCATTTCAAACCGCCCCGACCGACAATGAGAATCCGCACTGTCGATTGGATCGCTCGGATCTCCGGCGTCGTGGGGACCTCATCGTCCTTGCCTTCCAAGCCGATCGGTTCCTCAAACAGATGGTGCGCTCGATGGTGGGAACCCTGGTGGAGGTGGGACAGGGGAAACGAACGCCGGTCGACATGCGCAGGGTGCTCGCTGCCCGCTCACGTGCTGCGGCGGGAAGAACCGCTCCGGCCCATGGCCTCTATCTGGTGCAGGTGGAATATGGCGATGGGGCTGGTCTTCTGGAGAAGATCGAGGAGGTCGGGGGCAGGACGCAGGATCAGGGCGAGCCTTAG
- a CDS encoding Phosphate starvation-inducible protein PsiF — translation MKPLSTVLSSIMLASLLIAPQFDYAGAQQNKMKTCNAEADAKGLTGEGKGDERKAFMKECLSAKPAKAAAGGSQQEKMKACNREAKEKNLAGDERKKFMKSCLSS, via the coding sequence ATGAAGCCTCTCAGCACGGTGTTGTCCTCCATCATGTTGGCAAGCCTTCTCATTGCCCCACAGTTCGACTATGCGGGAGCGCAACAAAACAAAATGAAAACCTGCAACGCAGAGGCGGATGCCAAGGGACTCACCGGCGAAGGCAAAGGCGACGAACGGAAAGCCTTCATGAAGGAATGCCTCTCGGCCAAACCGGCAAAGGCCGCAGCGGGCGGATCGCAGCAGGAAAAGATGAAGGCCTGTAATAGGGAGGCGAAGGAGAAGAATCTGGCCGGCGACGAACGGAAAAAATTTATGAAGAGTTGCCTCTCCAGCTGA
- a CDS encoding Serine acetyltransferase, whose product MFKAISQDLQAIFDRDPAATSRVEVILTYAGFHALLAYRLAHRLKLYGVPFLPRAISQLARWITGIEIHPSAKIGTGFFIDHGMGVVIGETAEIGDHVTLFQGVTLGGTGKERGKRHPTLGNHVVVGAGAKILGGIKIGDNVKIGANSVVLKSVPPNSTVIGVPARIIKSQGERLPDATMDHTNMPDPIADRFAALELELIELRKKLENQDDGPVR is encoded by the coding sequence ATGTTCAAGGCGATCTCTCAGGATCTCCAAGCGATTTTCGACCGCGACCCCGCTGCGACCAGTCGAGTCGAGGTCATCCTCACCTATGCGGGCTTCCATGCCCTGTTGGCCTACAGGCTGGCACATCGGTTGAAGCTGTACGGGGTGCCGTTCCTCCCGCGAGCGATTTCCCAGTTGGCCCGGTGGATCACGGGGATCGAAATTCATCCGTCCGCGAAGATCGGCACGGGGTTCTTCATCGATCACGGCATGGGGGTGGTCATCGGAGAGACGGCCGAGATCGGCGACCATGTCACGCTGTTTCAGGGGGTCACGCTCGGAGGGACCGGGAAAGAGCGCGGCAAACGCCACCCGACGCTCGGCAACCATGTCGTCGTGGGGGCGGGGGCAAAAATTCTCGGTGGGATCAAGATCGGCGACAATGTGAAGATCGGAGCCAATTCCGTCGTCTTGAAATCAGTCCCGCCCAACTCGACAGTCATCGGCGTGCCGGCGCGCATCATCAAGTCGCAGGGGGAGCGCCTGCCAGACGCGACGATGGACCATACCAATATGCCCGATCCTATCGCCGATCGGTTCGCCGCGCTGGAACTGGAACTGATCGAACTCCGGAAGAAACTCGAAAACCAAGACGACGGTCCGGTCCGATAA
- a CDS encoding 2-C-methyl-D-erythritol 2,4-cyclodiphosphate synthase: MTAVRVGCGWDIHPLAAGRKLILGGLEIPHSKGLQGHSDSDALVHAICDALLGAMGEGDLGRHYPSSDQRFKDISSLKLLEDVVEKLHAKGYRLANVDSTIIAQAPRLSPHLAAMQKIIAGVLQVDPDLVNVKVKSGEGLDAVGREEAVAVQAVCLIERA; this comes from the coding sequence ATGACGGCTGTACGTGTGGGATGTGGGTGGGATATCCATCCGCTGGCGGCGGGACGCAAGTTGATCTTGGGCGGGCTCGAAATTCCGCACAGTAAGGGACTGCAAGGGCATTCCGATTCCGATGCGCTGGTTCATGCGATCTGTGATGCACTGCTCGGGGCGATGGGAGAAGGGGATCTCGGACGCCACTACCCGAGTTCGGACCAGCGGTTTAAGGACATTTCGAGCCTGAAACTGCTGGAAGACGTCGTGGAGAAATTGCATGCGAAGGGCTATCGTCTGGCCAATGTGGACAGCACCATCATCGCCCAGGCCCCCAGGCTGAGCCCGCATCTGGCGGCCATGCAGAAAATCATCGCCGGGGTGCTGCAGGTCGATCCGGATCTGGTGAATGTCAAGGTGAAGAGCGGTGAAGGGTTGGACGCGGTCGGACGCGAAGAAGCGGTCGCCGTCCAGGCCGTCTGCTTGATCGAACGGGCCTGA
- a CDS encoding 2-C-methyl-D-erythritol 4-phosphate cytidylyltransferase, whose protein sequence is MGGHIPKQFLLLGGQPILTHSLRVLQASPVIHEIILAVPQAERQHCLDHILGEGEFGKVTKVVAGGAQRHDSVRHALAEVSRDTEIVLVHDAVRPFLTEDMVRRVVEAAVEHGAAIIALPIRDTVKSVGADGVIERTVDRRPLWSAQTPQAFRRAWLEEGHRKALLDGIHATDDAHLVELIGKPVVVIEGSGDNIKVTRPEDLVIGEAILSSRTAARSVG, encoded by the coding sequence ATGGGAGGCCATATCCCCAAGCAGTTTCTCCTCCTGGGGGGGCAGCCGATCCTCACTCATTCGCTCCGCGTCCTTCAAGCTTCCCCGGTCATTCATGAGATTATTCTGGCGGTGCCGCAGGCGGAGCGTCAGCATTGTCTGGACCATATTCTGGGCGAGGGGGAGTTCGGCAAGGTGACGAAGGTGGTGGCGGGCGGCGCACAGCGTCATGATTCGGTTCGACATGCGTTGGCGGAGGTGAGCCGGGACACGGAGATCGTGCTGGTCCACGATGCCGTGCGTCCCTTCCTGACCGAGGACATGGTACGAAGGGTGGTGGAGGCGGCGGTGGAACATGGAGCGGCGATCATCGCGCTTCCCATACGCGATACGGTGAAGTCGGTGGGCGCGGACGGGGTGATCGAACGAACGGTAGACCGCCGGCCCCTCTGGTCGGCGCAAACGCCGCAGGCGTTCCGCCGCGCCTGGTTGGAGGAGGGGCATCGCAAGGCCCTGCTGGACGGGATTCACGCGACCGATGACGCCCATCTCGTGGAACTGATCGGGAAACCGGTTGTGGTCATCGAGGGCAGCGGCGACAATATCAAGGTGACGAGGCCGGAAGATCTCGTGATCGGAGAGGCGATTCTCAGCTCACGAACTGCGGCGAGGAGTGTCGGATGA
- a CDS encoding hypothetical protein (Membrane-associated protein containing RNA-binding TRAM domain and ribonuclease PIN-domain, YacL B.subtilis ortholog), with product MVVRAIFVLLSALAGMALFLRAQDPSREFLLTGFGIGAAAGGLILAGEYALRRLSFGIIVGGAAGLAGGLILTGLVEWVGSAVFDVETFLFHIGGLVFLLGLPYLGLAMGARFGHEQFPGVTQGPAGAGTSSASIKVLDTSVIIDGRVADLCETGFLEGPFLVPHFILNELQHIADSSDSLKRARGRRGLDILNKIQKMADVDVRIVEEDFPHVKEVDAKLVVLARKVEGRIITNDLNLNKVAELQGVRVLNINELCNALRPVVLPGETIRVFVLKEGKEAGQGVAYLDDGTMIVVDNARRCIGRNVDVTVTSVLQTTAGRMIFTRLKEESEREEYQVARG from the coding sequence ATGGTAGTACGGGCCATATTTGTTCTTCTCAGCGCTCTTGCCGGCATGGCCTTGTTTCTGCGGGCCCAAGATCCGAGTCGTGAGTTCTTGTTGACGGGGTTCGGCATCGGTGCCGCTGCCGGCGGACTCATTCTGGCCGGCGAATACGCGCTCCGGAGACTCTCATTCGGCATTATTGTCGGCGGCGCCGCCGGGCTCGCCGGCGGTCTTATCCTCACGGGTTTGGTGGAGTGGGTGGGGAGCGCGGTCTTCGATGTCGAGACGTTTTTATTTCATATCGGTGGGTTGGTGTTCCTCTTGGGGTTGCCGTATCTGGGCTTAGCCATGGGGGCGCGATTCGGGCATGAGCAGTTTCCCGGCGTCACCCAAGGGCCGGCCGGAGCCGGGACTTCCAGTGCCAGCATCAAGGTCCTGGATACGAGTGTGATCATCGACGGGCGGGTGGCGGATCTCTGTGAGACGGGGTTTCTCGAGGGGCCGTTTCTGGTTCCCCATTTCATTTTGAATGAATTGCAGCACATCGCGGACTCGTCCGATTCCCTCAAACGGGCGCGTGGTCGGCGAGGGCTGGACATTCTGAACAAGATTCAGAAAATGGCCGATGTCGATGTCCGGATCGTCGAGGAAGATTTTCCCCATGTGAAGGAAGTGGATGCCAAATTGGTGGTGTTGGCCAGAAAAGTGGAAGGCCGCATCATCACGAATGATTTGAATTTGAACAAGGTGGCCGAACTGCAGGGTGTGCGTGTGCTCAACATCAATGAGTTGTGTAATGCCCTGCGGCCGGTCGTTTTGCCGGGCGAAACCATTCGAGTTTTCGTCTTGAAGGAGGGCAAGGAGGCGGGCCAAGGCGTCGCTTACCTGGACGACGGGACGATGATCGTGGTGGACAATGCCCGCCGCTGTATCGGTCGTAACGTAGACGTGACCGTGACCAGCGTGCTCCAAACGACGGCGGGACGCATGATCTTCACCCGCCTGAAGGAGGAGTCGGAACGAGAGGAGTATCAGGTCGCGCGTGGGTAA
- a CDS encoding HtrA protease/chaperone protein: MPAGEKSSRRSWLFPLLLLIVGGLIGVIVTSDLGWLPTGHAVPEPAPVPAPAARPVATAVQPSLPGAGTQSFVEVAKSVKPAVVNIFATRNGQSEGTQGTPFDDPFFRRFFGDEWMKRFEAPKERKERGLGSGVIVDPSGLIITNNHVVNKADEIKVFLSDKREFKAKLVGTDAKTDVAVLKIEAGGLPTVSWADSDKLEVGEFVLAVGNPFGLTQTVTLGIVSALGRSAGIAEYEDFIQTDAAINPGNSGGALVNVRGELVGINTAIYSQSGGNMGIGFAVPSNMAHSIMDQLVQHGKVVRGWLGVSIQELTPELSSQFGVPKDTKGVLVSDVMDDSPAKKSGFERGDVIVEYDGKPMDSPAHLRNAVAQTFVGKKVTVKIIREKKSKSIDLTIAEQPKNLAQVGSEEGGESVAPAGLLSDIEVKELNNELAGRYGLKGSDHGVVVVRVKSGSQAEEAGVREGDLVLEVNRKQVGTLKAYERLAASLPKDQSVLLLLKRQGRAIYLTLRP; this comes from the coding sequence ATGCCGGCCGGAGAGAAGTCGTCGCGGCGGTCTTGGCTGTTTCCACTGCTGCTGTTGATCGTAGGGGGGCTCATCGGAGTCATCGTCACCTCCGATCTCGGATGGTTGCCGACCGGGCACGCAGTTCCGGAACCGGCTCCGGTCCCTGCTCCTGCCGCTCGGCCGGTCGCGACCGCGGTTCAGCCTTCGCTGCCGGGGGCGGGGACGCAGAGCTTCGTCGAGGTCGCCAAGTCGGTCAAACCGGCGGTCGTGAATATCTTCGCGACGCGCAATGGACAGAGCGAGGGGACCCAGGGCACGCCGTTCGACGATCCCTTTTTCCGGCGGTTCTTCGGCGATGAATGGATGAAGCGGTTTGAAGCCCCGAAGGAGCGAAAAGAACGGGGGCTGGGGTCCGGAGTCATCGTCGATCCAAGCGGATTGATCATCACGAACAACCACGTGGTGAACAAGGCCGATGAAATCAAGGTCTTCCTGTCCGACAAACGCGAGTTCAAGGCGAAGCTGGTCGGGACGGATGCCAAGACCGACGTGGCGGTGTTGAAAATCGAAGCCGGCGGCCTTCCGACCGTCTCCTGGGCCGATTCCGACAAGCTGGAGGTCGGCGAGTTCGTGCTCGCGGTCGGCAACCCGTTCGGCCTGACGCAGACGGTGACCTTGGGGATCGTCAGCGCGCTCGGCCGCTCAGCCGGCATCGCCGAATACGAAGACTTCATCCAGACCGACGCCGCGATCAACCCCGGCAATTCCGGGGGAGCCCTGGTGAATGTGCGCGGCGAGCTGGTCGGCATCAACACGGCGATTTACAGCCAGAGCGGTGGAAACATGGGCATCGGATTCGCGGTTCCGAGCAACATGGCCCACTCTATCATGGATCAGTTGGTACAGCACGGCAAGGTGGTGCGCGGATGGCTGGGTGTCTCGATTCAGGAGCTGACCCCCGAGCTGTCGTCGCAATTCGGCGTACCGAAAGACACCAAGGGGGTGTTGGTCAGCGATGTGATGGACGACAGTCCGGCCAAGAAGTCGGGGTTCGAGCGAGGGGACGTCATCGTCGAATATGACGGCAAACCCATGGATTCGCCGGCCCACTTGCGGAACGCCGTGGCCCAGACGTTCGTCGGGAAAAAGGTCACGGTCAAAATCATCCGTGAAAAGAAATCGAAGTCGATCGACCTGACCATCGCGGAGCAGCCCAAGAATTTGGCCCAGGTCGGATCGGAGGAGGGCGGCGAGTCCGTAGCTCCCGCCGGCCTGCTTTCCGATATCGAGGTGAAGGAGTTGAACAACGAGTTGGCCGGCCGGTACGGATTGAAGGGGAGCGACCACGGGGTCGTGGTGGTCCGCGTGAAGTCCGGGAGTCAGGCGGAAGAGGCCGGCGTGCGCGAGGGCGATCTCGTGCTGGAGGTGAACCGCAAACAGGTCGGGACGTTGAAGGCCTATGAACGGCTCGCCGCAAGTTTACCGAAAGACCAATCGGTATTGCTCCTGCTGAAACGGCAGGGGCGAGCCATTTATCTGACGCTGAGGCCGTGA
- a CDS encoding Fructose-bisphosphate aldolase class I, with protein sequence MNKRVQEILSWYESDNAGTKTNIARLLNHGKLAGTGKLVILPVDQGFEHGPARSFAPNPGGYDPRYHFQLAIDAGCNAYAAPLGFIEAGASQFAGRIPLILKLNNHDVLHDEKDPLPSVTGSVREALRLGCSAVGFTIYPGSAHCNHMYEQLRVIAEEAKGCGLAVVVWSYPRGSALSKEGETAMDVVAYAAQIAAQLGAHVIKVKLPTAHLEQAAAKKVYEAEQVPIKTLAERVKHVVQSSFDGRRIVIFSGGAKNDEKAIFDEVRAIRDGGGFGSIIGRNSFQRPKAEAVKFLNTIMGLYAGEQP encoded by the coding sequence ATGAACAAACGGGTCCAGGAAATCCTGAGTTGGTACGAAAGCGACAATGCGGGCACCAAAACAAACATCGCACGCCTGCTGAATCACGGGAAGCTGGCCGGCACGGGCAAGTTGGTGATCCTGCCGGTCGATCAGGGGTTCGAGCACGGGCCGGCGAGAAGTTTCGCCCCCAACCCCGGCGGGTACGATCCGCGGTACCATTTTCAACTGGCGATCGATGCAGGGTGCAATGCCTATGCGGCGCCGCTCGGGTTCATCGAGGCCGGTGCGAGCCAGTTCGCCGGGAGAATCCCGCTCATTCTCAAGCTGAACAATCACGATGTGCTGCACGATGAAAAGGATCCCCTCCCCTCGGTGACGGGAAGCGTGCGGGAGGCCTTGCGGCTGGGCTGTTCGGCGGTCGGCTTTACCATTTATCCCGGTTCCGCCCATTGCAACCACATGTACGAACAGCTGCGGGTGATTGCGGAAGAGGCCAAGGGCTGCGGGTTGGCGGTCGTCGTCTGGTCCTATCCGCGCGGGTCCGCATTGAGCAAGGAAGGCGAGACGGCCATGGACGTGGTGGCCTATGCGGCGCAGATCGCGGCGCAATTGGGCGCCCATGTCATCAAGGTCAAATTGCCCACGGCCCATCTGGAGCAGGCCGCAGCCAAGAAGGTGTATGAAGCCGAACAGGTGCCGATCAAGACCTTGGCGGAACGGGTCAAACATGTCGTGCAAAGTTCGTTTGACGGGCGCCGGATCGTGATTTTCTCCGGCGGTGCGAAGAACGACGAAAAAGCGATCTTCGACGAGGTTCGGGCGATTCGCGACGGTGGAGGATTCGGGTCGATCATCGGACGGAATTCCTTCCAACGCCCCAAAGCTGAAGCCGTGAAGTTTTTGAACACCATCATGGGGCTGTACGCGGGCGAGCAGCCCTAA
- a CDS encoding Fructose-1,6-bisphosphatase, type I translates to MAKFPITLSRFIIEQQAAHPEATGEFSVLLTQIGLVGKMIAHDLRRAGLNKILGTTGETNIQGEVVKKLDQIANDTFVRVFEHSGLVCVLASEEMEKPLKMVHEDAKYMLLVDPLDGSSNTDVNMPLGAIFSIRRSQMGQRRPVEDELLQKGTEQIAAGYVLYGASTMLVFTVGQGVHGFTLEPSIGEYLLSNENIRIPPKGKVYSVNEGNYHRWPAGTQKYLDHLKVQDKATGRPYSGRYSGCLVADVHRILLGGGIYLYPGEKDKPEGKLRLMYEGNPLAMVVEQAGGKASTGTMRILDVEPKALHQRVPLIIGSAEDVGQAEACIQGRA, encoded by the coding sequence ATGGCGAAATTTCCCATTACATTAAGCCGCTTTATCATCGAACAACAGGCCGCGCATCCCGAAGCCACCGGCGAATTCTCCGTCCTGCTGACCCAAATCGGCCTGGTCGGCAAAATGATTGCACATGACCTACGCCGAGCGGGATTGAACAAGATCCTCGGCACGACCGGAGAGACGAATATCCAAGGCGAGGTAGTTAAGAAACTCGATCAGATTGCCAATGATACCTTCGTTCGCGTGTTCGAACACAGCGGGCTCGTGTGCGTCCTGGCTTCTGAAGAGATGGAAAAACCCCTGAAAATGGTCCATGAAGACGCGAAGTACATGCTCTTGGTCGATCCGCTGGACGGATCCTCCAATACCGATGTCAACATGCCGTTGGGAGCCATTTTCTCTATTCGCAGATCACAGATGGGGCAGCGACGGCCTGTGGAGGACGAGTTGCTCCAAAAAGGGACTGAGCAGATCGCCGCAGGGTACGTGTTGTACGGGGCGAGCACCATGCTCGTGTTCACGGTCGGGCAGGGTGTGCATGGCTTCACGCTCGAGCCCTCCATCGGTGAATATCTCCTGTCCAACGAAAACATTCGGATTCCACCAAAGGGCAAGGTCTATTCGGTCAACGAGGGGAACTACCACCGTTGGCCCGCCGGGACACAGAAATACCTCGATCATCTGAAAGTGCAGGACAAGGCGACCGGACGGCCCTATAGCGGGCGATATAGCGGGTGTTTGGTCGCGGATGTTCATCGCATCCTCTTGGGAGGCGGCATCTATCTGTACCCGGGTGAGAAGGACAAGCCGGAAGGAAAACTGCGATTGATGTACGAGGGCAATCCGCTTGCCATGGTCGTGGAACAGGCCGGCGGCAAAGCGAGCACCGGCACGATGCGAATCCTCGACGTCGAGCCGAAGGCCCTCCATCAGCGGGTTCCATTGATCATCGGGAGTGCCGAAGATGTCGGCCAGGCGGAAGCCTGCATCCAGGGACGTGCGTAA
- a CDS encoding DUF3108 domain-containing protein, producing MRAGIATLTVQEGPVEGGRRRITLGMVARSSPVVTKFYPVDNRVASTVDVESFLPRHMTFSRREGKRSNEFDYTFRHSEGLVTAVKDGKSDELPIPSDAQDAISCLYYVRKVLPMAPGASLAMTVHHDKKNYRLNVRVEALETLEGSWGKRQTARVLVIMPFQGIFLNEGNIRVWFTTDEHRVPVKMKAKVIIGSIVAELTEGYGSRGRL from the coding sequence ATGCGTGCTGGCATCGCGACCCTCACCGTTCAGGAGGGCCCGGTGGAGGGGGGGCGCCGGCGCATCACCTTGGGAATGGTCGCCAGATCGAGCCCCGTGGTGACCAAGTTCTATCCCGTCGACAATCGTGTGGCCTCCACTGTTGATGTCGAATCGTTCTTGCCCAGGCACATGACGTTCTCACGCCGGGAGGGAAAACGGTCCAACGAGTTTGACTATACCTTCCGGCACAGCGAAGGCCTGGTCACTGCGGTGAAGGACGGCAAATCCGACGAGCTTCCCATTCCTTCCGATGCGCAGGATGCCATTTCCTGCCTGTACTATGTGCGCAAGGTGCTGCCGATGGCGCCGGGGGCTTCCCTGGCGATGACAGTGCATCATGACAAGAAAAACTATCGGCTGAACGTTCGGGTCGAGGCGCTGGAAACTTTGGAAGGATCATGGGGAAAACGGCAGACGGCCCGCGTCCTGGTCATCATGCCGTTTCAGGGGATCTTCCTGAATGAAGGGAACATTCGCGTTTGGTTTACGACCGATGAACACCGTGTGCCGGTCAAAATGAAGGCCAAAGTCATTATCGGATCGATTGTGGCGGAACTCACTGAGGGATACGGCTCACGCGGACGGTTGTGA